The following are from one region of the Geoalkalibacter subterraneus genome:
- a CDS encoding NADH:ubiquinone reductase (Na(+)-transporting) subunit B, which translates to MQTPQHKDRMAPVKIMFRSLWRENPQNTSGSVAVRDAMSLRRIMLTVIIALLPCVFMAMWNTGYQMHLAMQREGMEELFSWHESVFRLLGVGHDPAYVGDNLLLGALHFVPVLLISAVCALFWEALFAVVRGLQMNEGWGVTALLTALILPPSIPLWQVALGVSFGIVLGKEIFGGTGRNFLNPTLAGYAFLFFAYPGQFSGSVYVPVDGVSTATPLALAAEGGMAAVRDNVDWLQAFLGTIPGSMGETSLAACLVGALILLVAGVASWRTMLAVLIGALGTTILLQGIGSSTNPMFAMPFIWHLVLGSFAFGLVFMATDPVSSTLTDTGKWFYGLLIGVMLILVRVVNPAFPEGTMLAILFGNVFAPVIDRFVLKAHIRKRVSLHGQ; encoded by the coding sequence ATGCAGACCCCTCAACATAAAGACCGGATGGCGCCGGTGAAAATCATGTTCCGCTCTCTGTGGCGGGAAAACCCGCAAAATACAAGCGGCAGTGTTGCCGTACGCGACGCTATGAGCCTGCGTCGCATCATGCTCACCGTCATCATCGCGTTGCTGCCCTGCGTTTTCATGGCGATGTGGAATACCGGGTACCAGATGCATCTCGCCATGCAGCGCGAAGGCATGGAGGAGCTCTTCAGCTGGCACGAATCGGTATTCCGGCTATTGGGAGTCGGGCACGATCCGGCCTATGTTGGAGACAATCTGCTGCTCGGCGCTCTGCACTTTGTACCGGTGTTGCTGATCAGTGCGGTGTGCGCGCTGTTCTGGGAGGCGCTTTTCGCCGTGGTTCGCGGCCTGCAGATGAACGAAGGATGGGGGGTGACGGCTCTGCTGACGGCTCTGATCCTGCCGCCTTCGATCCCCCTGTGGCAGGTGGCGCTGGGGGTCAGCTTCGGCATCGTGCTCGGCAAAGAGATCTTCGGCGGGACCGGCCGTAATTTTCTCAACCCAACCCTGGCGGGCTACGCCTTCCTGTTTTTTGCCTACCCCGGGCAGTTCTCCGGCAGCGTCTATGTTCCGGTGGACGGTGTCAGCACAGCGACCCCTCTGGCGCTGGCTGCCGAGGGAGGGATGGCCGCGGTCCGTGACAATGTCGATTGGCTGCAGGCGTTTCTTGGCACCATCCCCGGTTCCATGGGGGAGACCTCCCTTGCCGCCTGCCTGGTCGGGGCATTGATTCTGCTGGTTGCCGGAGTGGCTTCATGGCGCACCATGCTGGCAGTGCTGATCGGTGCGCTGGGCACGACTATCCTGTTGCAGGGGATCGGCAGCAGTACCAACCCTATGTTCGCCATGCCGTTTATCTGGCACCTGGTGTTGGGGAGCTTCGCTTTCGGACTGGTATTCATGGCGACCGACCCTGTTTCCTCGACATTGACTGATACGGGCAAGTGGTTTTACGGCTTGCTGATCGGGGTTATGCTGATCCTGGTGCGGGTGGTCAACCCGGCTTTTCCTGAAGGGACCATGCTGGCCATTTTGTTCGGCAATGTGTTTGCTCCCGTTATCGATCGTTTTGTGCTCAAGGCTCATATCCGCAAGAGGGTTTCTCTTCATGGCCAATGA
- the nqrF gene encoding NADH:ubiquinone reductase (Na(+)-transporting) subunit F yields the protein MLEVILGVSFFTGIILLLVAVIVTARHFLVPRGKVRITINDDPDKSLKVSPGSKLLQTLGQNGIFIPSACGGGGTCGQCRVKVVEGGGAILPTETGHISRRDAREGYRLSCQVGVKQNMKIELPAEIFDIRKWRCRVRSNRNVASFIKELVLELPEGEDVDFRAGGYIQIEAPPHEVEYKDFDIEEKFREDWDKFNVWQYRSVVKEKIERAYSMANYPDEKGIIMLNVRIATPPPRHPEVPPGKMSSYIFSLKPGDEVTISGPFGDFFHKDTNAEMVYIGGGAGMAPLRSHIFDLLLRLKSQRKISYWYGARSLKELFYNDQFEKLASEHDNFSWHVALSEPLPEDNWDGPTGFIHTVVYENYLKDHPAPEDCEYYLCGPPMMLVAVREMLENLGVEPENILYDDFGL from the coding sequence ATGCTTGAAGTCATCCTCGGAGTCTCTTTCTTTACCGGCATTATTCTGCTGCTGGTCGCGGTCATCGTCACCGCGCGTCATTTTCTCGTGCCGCGCGGCAAGGTGCGCATCACCATCAACGATGACCCGGACAAGTCCCTCAAGGTCAGCCCCGGCAGCAAGCTTTTGCAGACGCTCGGGCAGAACGGGATCTTTATCCCCTCCGCCTGCGGTGGCGGCGGGACCTGCGGGCAGTGCCGGGTCAAAGTGGTTGAAGGCGGCGGCGCCATCCTGCCGACGGAGACGGGCCACATCTCGCGCCGAGACGCCCGCGAAGGCTATCGCCTTTCCTGCCAGGTCGGCGTCAAGCAGAATATGAAGATCGAATTGCCCGCCGAAATTTTCGATATCCGCAAGTGGCGCTGCCGGGTGCGTTCCAATCGCAATGTGGCCAGCTTTATCAAAGAGTTGGTGCTGGAGTTGCCGGAAGGGGAGGATGTCGATTTTCGCGCCGGCGGTTATATCCAGATCGAGGCGCCTCCGCATGAGGTGGAGTACAAGGATTTTGATATCGAGGAGAAGTTCCGCGAGGACTGGGACAAATTCAACGTGTGGCAGTACCGTTCCGTCGTCAAGGAGAAGATCGAGCGGGCCTATTCCATGGCCAATTATCCCGACGAAAAAGGGATTATCATGCTCAATGTCAGGATCGCGACCCCGCCTCCCCGCCACCCGGAAGTGCCGCCGGGCAAGATGTCATCCTATATCTTCAGTCTCAAGCCGGGGGATGAGGTCACCATCTCCGGCCCCTTCGGCGATTTTTTCCACAAGGACACCAATGCCGAAATGGTCTATATCGGCGGTGGTGCCGGCATGGCGCCGCTGCGTTCCCACATCTTCGATCTTCTGCTGCGTTTGAAGAGCCAACGAAAAATCTCCTACTGGTATGGTGCGCGCAGTCTCAAGGAGTTGTTCTACAACGACCAGTTCGAAAAACTGGCCAGCGAACATGATAATTTCAGCTGGCATGTTGCGTTGTCGGAACCCTTGCCTGAAGACAACTGGGACGGGCCGACAGGTTTTATTCACACGGTGGTGTATGAAAACTATCTCAAGGACCATCCCGCTCCCGAGGATTGCGAGTATTATCTTTGCGGCCCGCCCATGATGCTGGTTGCCGTTCGCGAAATGCTTGAAAATCTTGGCGTCGAGCCTGAAAATATCCTCTACGATGATTTCGGTCTTTAA
- the rnhA gene encoding ribonuclease HI, with translation MSSSKKVVEIFSDGACSGNPGPGGWGTLLRYDGHVRELSGYEAQTTNNRMELLGAIAGLEALRRPCRVRLTTDSQYVKKGITEWIDGWVRRGWKNSQKKDVANRDLWERLLELSRRHEVEWHWVRGHTGHPENERCDELAREAIQKARGL, from the coding sequence ATGTCCTCAAGTAAAAAGGTCGTTGAAATTTTCTCAGACGGCGCCTGTTCCGGCAACCCAGGACCCGGCGGCTGGGGGACACTGCTGCGCTACGATGGCCACGTGCGCGAGCTGTCCGGCTATGAAGCGCAGACGACCAACAACCGCATGGAGCTTCTCGGTGCCATCGCCGGGCTTGAGGCCCTGCGTCGTCCCTGCCGGGTGCGCCTGACGACTGATTCACAATATGTCAAAAAAGGGATCACTGAGTGGATTGACGGCTGGGTGCGTCGCGGCTGGAAAAACAGCCAGAAAAAGGATGTCGCCAACCGCGATCTGTGGGAGCGCCTGCTGGAGTTGAGCCGTCGCCATGAGGTCGAATGGCACTGGGTGCGCGGCCACACCGGCCACCCTGAAAACGAGCGCTGTGACGAACTGGCCCGTGAAGCCATCCAGAAAGCCCGCGGGCTCTGA
- the cobC gene encoding alpha-ribazole phosphatase — protein sequence MGSRTRIYLIRHGQVEGFDNRRYNGQSDVALTAVGRRQSRQITERLAAQSLTAIYSSDLSRCAFAARCLGERHGLEPQFLASMRELHIGEWEGRTWQELQEKHPDQWQARLDDLVNYRVPGGESLQEMAQRVRPTVQTLIARHRDAEIALVGHGGVNRVILLDAIGAPLDRMFAIEQDYACLNIIDYFDDGRTTVRLLNG from the coding sequence ATGGGCTCTCGTACCCGCATCTACCTGATCCGCCACGGTCAGGTCGAAGGATTTGACAACAGGCGCTACAATGGCCAATCCGATGTTGCCCTCACCGCCGTCGGCCGCCGCCAGTCCCGGCAGATTACGGAGAGACTGGCCGCGCAGTCACTGACGGCGATTTACAGCAGCGACCTGTCGCGCTGTGCGTTTGCTGCACGCTGCCTCGGCGAACGCCACGGACTTGAGCCGCAGTTTCTCGCCAGCATGCGTGAACTCCATATCGGGGAATGGGAAGGACGTACCTGGCAGGAACTACAGGAAAAGCACCCCGATCAATGGCAGGCGCGTCTGGACGACCTGGTCAATTACCGGGTGCCCGGCGGGGAAAGCCTGCAAGAGATGGCACAGCGTGTACGGCCAACGGTTCAAACTCTCATCGCACGCCACCGCGATGCCGAAATCGCCCTGGTCGGTCACGGCGGCGTCAACCGCGTGATCCTCCTCGACGCCATCGGCGCACCGCTGGACCGCATGTTCGCCATCGAGCAGGATTACGCCTGCCTGAATATCATCGACTATTTCGATGACGGTCGCACGACCGTAAGACTGCTCAACGGTTGA
- a CDS encoding Na(+)-translocating NADH-quinone reductase subunit C: MANDSVARTFLVAFLVCFVCSLLVSGTAAGLRAKKERDARLSQYREVLAIADLMTRDADVAQLWEEKVVPRMVKLADGSYTDAVDVEGFDQYRAASDSELGHTISPDKDLADIKRRARYAPVYLIRDGDRFSQVVLPVHGKGLWSTLYGYIALESDLRTVSGFGFYEHGETPGLGGEVDNPQWLAKWEGKKVADEEGVPRIEVIKGSVDPDNPRARYQVDGLSGATATSRGVTNLLRYWLGEDGFGPYLKRMREEGLHD; encoded by the coding sequence ATGGCCAATGATTCCGTCGCACGTACTTTTCTTGTTGCCTTTCTGGTCTGCTTTGTCTGCTCGCTGCTGGTGTCCGGCACAGCAGCCGGGCTGCGGGCAAAAAAAGAGCGGGACGCGCGCCTCTCTCAATACCGCGAAGTGCTGGCCATTGCGGACCTGATGACCAGGGATGCCGATGTGGCCCAGTTGTGGGAGGAAAAAGTCGTGCCGCGCATGGTAAAGCTGGCTGACGGGAGCTATACCGATGCGGTCGATGTGGAAGGTTTCGACCAGTATCGGGCGGCTTCCGACTCCGAGCTGGGGCATACGATTTCTCCCGATAAGGATCTGGCCGATATCAAGCGGCGTGCCCGCTACGCTCCCGTCTACCTTATACGCGACGGTGACCGGTTTTCACAGGTTGTGCTGCCGGTCCACGGCAAGGGACTGTGGTCAACTCTTTACGGTTATATCGCTCTTGAATCCGATCTTCGCACCGTCTCGGGTTTCGGTTTTTATGAGCACGGCGAGACACCGGGGCTCGGCGGGGAGGTGGACAACCCCCAGTGGCTGGCCAAATGGGAAGGGAAGAAGGTTGCGGATGAGGAAGGGGTTCCCCGCATCGAGGTCATCAAGGGGAGCGTTGATCCTGACAACCCCAGGGCGCGGTATCAGGTGGATGGCCTGTCGGGGGCGACGGCCACATCCCGCGGGGTGACCAACCTGCTGCGCTACTGGTTGGGCGAAGACGGTTTTGGCCCGTATCTCAAGCGTATGCGCGAGGAGGGTTTACATGACTAG
- a CDS encoding adenylosuccinate synthase gives MANVVIVGAQWGDEGKGKVVDIYTEYADEVVRYQGGNNAGHTLVVGEEKTILHLIPSGILHEGKRCVIANGVVLDPRVFLQEIENLKKRGYLKDDSQLVVDGNTHIIMPYHVAIDKARESGAGRKIGTTGRGIGPTYEDKIGRRGIRFADLVQPEVFARKVREFLPEKNFLLEKYLGQAPLDEQEIISEYGGYAERLKQYLGSASVLLNRTIEEGKSVLFEGAQGSLLDIDHGTYPYVTSSSTVAGGACTGAGIGPRLIHEVIGISKAYVTRVGEGPFPSELDDEMGDRLRQAGQEFGSTTGRPRRTGWLDAVALREAVRINGMTGLAITKMDVLNDLESIKVCTGYQYHQDLLTDYPHDLDVINQCRPVYEEIDGWCTDICDVTRWEELPPQAQAYLRKIEELAGCPVVLVSVGPRRDQTIQVKNPFQGE, from the coding sequence ATGGCCAATGTTGTGATTGTCGGCGCCCAGTGGGGTGACGAAGGCAAGGGAAAAGTTGTCGATATCTACACGGAATATGCCGATGAGGTGGTCCGTTATCAGGGCGGCAACAACGCCGGGCACACCCTCGTGGTGGGCGAGGAGAAGACGATTCTGCATCTGATTCCGTCCGGCATTCTGCACGAAGGCAAGCGCTGCGTGATCGCCAACGGCGTGGTGCTCGATCCGCGCGTCTTTCTGCAGGAGATCGAAAACCTGAAAAAGCGCGGTTATCTCAAGGATGATTCTCAGCTGGTGGTCGACGGCAACACGCATATCATCATGCCCTACCACGTGGCCATCGACAAGGCGCGCGAAAGCGGCGCCGGGCGCAAAATCGGCACGACCGGACGCGGCATCGGCCCGACCTATGAAGACAAAATCGGTCGGCGCGGCATTCGTTTTGCCGATTTGGTGCAGCCCGAGGTGTTCGCTCGCAAGGTGCGAGAATTCCTGCCGGAAAAGAATTTCCTGCTGGAGAAATACCTCGGCCAGGCTCCCCTTGACGAGCAGGAGATCATCTCCGAGTACGGCGGCTATGCCGAGCGCCTCAAGCAATACCTGGGCAGTGCCTCGGTACTCCTTAACCGCACCATCGAAGAAGGCAAGAGCGTGCTGTTCGAAGGCGCACAGGGCAGCCTGCTCGATATCGACCACGGCACCTACCCCTATGTCACCAGCTCCTCCACTGTCGCCGGCGGGGCCTGCACCGGCGCCGGCATCGGGCCGCGCTTGATCCATGAGGTGATCGGCATTTCCAAAGCCTATGTGACCCGTGTCGGAGAGGGGCCCTTTCCTTCGGAGCTTGACGACGAAATGGGCGATCGACTGCGCCAGGCCGGGCAGGAATTTGGTTCCACCACAGGCCGGCCGCGCCGCACCGGGTGGCTCGACGCCGTGGCTCTGCGTGAAGCTGTGCGCATCAACGGCATGACAGGTCTGGCCATCACCAAGATGGATGTTCTCAACGACCTGGAATCGATCAAAGTCTGTACCGGTTATCAGTACCACCAGGACCTGCTGACCGACTACCCCCATGATCTCGATGTGATCAATCAGTGCCGCCCTGTTTATGAAGAGATCGACGGATGGTGCACCGATATCTGCGACGTGACGCGCTGGGAGGAATTGCCCCCGCAGGCTCAGGCCTATCTGCGCAAGATCGAGGAGCTTGCCGGCTGTCCGGTCGTTCTGGTATCGGTGGGGCCTCGCCGCGACCAGACCATCCAGGTCAAAAATCCCTTCCAGGGAGAGTGA
- a CDS encoding NADH:ubiquinone reductase (Na(+)-transporting) subunit D — MTRARDALFRPVFDNNPIALQILGICSALAVTTRLETALVMSAAVIFVVACSNAAISMIRREIPDSIRIIVQMTIIASLVIVVDQFLQAFMPDISKQLSVFVGLIITNCIVLGRAEAFAMKNPMGLSFLDGIGNGLGYSLVLLLVAFLRELFGSGTLLGIKILPLTQDGGWYVSNGLMLLPPSAFFIIGFLIWALRTWKPEQIEENEVGK, encoded by the coding sequence ATGACTAGAGCACGTGACGCACTGTTTCGTCCTGTTTTCGACAACAATCCGATCGCCCTGCAGATCCTCGGCATCTGTTCTGCGCTGGCGGTTACGACGCGCCTGGAAACCGCGCTGGTGATGTCGGCGGCGGTCATTTTCGTGGTGGCCTGTTCCAATGCCGCCATCAGCATGATCCGGCGTGAAATCCCCGATAGCATCCGCATCATCGTGCAGATGACCATCATCGCTTCGCTGGTCATCGTCGTCGACCAGTTTCTGCAGGCCTTCATGCCAGATATCAGCAAGCAGCTGTCGGTTTTTGTCGGGTTGATCATTACCAACTGCATCGTGCTTGGGCGTGCGGAAGCCTTTGCCATGAAAAATCCGATGGGGTTGAGCTTCCTCGATGGTATCGGCAACGGTCTCGGGTACAGTCTTGTCCTGTTGCTGGTCGCCTTTCTGCGGGAATTGTTCGGATCGGGAACCCTGCTCGGGATAAAGATCCTGCCCTTGACCCAGGATGGAGGCTGGTATGTCAGCAACGGTTTGATGCTTCTTCCGCCCAGCGCATTTTTCATTATCGGGTTTCTGATCTGGGCCCTGCGTACCTGGAAGCCTGAGCAGATCGAAGAGAATGAGGTCGGCAAATGA
- a CDS encoding sirohydrochlorin chelatase: MKTALLLIGHGSRIDGANATLHAIAEMIRNLAEFDLVEVSFLSRDTAEIQEKIDACVQQGAQCILLYPYFLSAGTHVLNDLPSLLDDAARRHPDVKLTLAEPLGAHPKLAEIVCERAREKMVKAGWI, encoded by the coding sequence ATGAAAACGGCCCTTCTGCTCATCGGCCACGGCTCACGCATTGACGGCGCCAACGCCACCCTGCATGCTATCGCCGAAATGATCCGCAATCTCGCTGAATTCGACCTGGTCGAAGTCTCCTTCCTGAGTCGGGATACTGCCGAAATTCAGGAGAAAATCGACGCCTGCGTGCAGCAGGGGGCGCAATGCATTCTGCTTTATCCCTATTTTCTTTCGGCCGGCACTCACGTCCTGAACGATCTGCCATCCTTACTGGACGACGCCGCCCGCCGTCACCCTGATGTCAAGCTGACATTGGCAGAGCCCCTGGGGGCGCACCCCAAGCTGGCTGAGATTGTCTGTGAACGGGCGCGGGAAAAAATGGTCAAGGCAGGATGGATCTGA
- the nqrE gene encoding NADH:ubiquinone reductase (Na(+)-transporting) subunit E has protein sequence MIEEYLNIFIKAVFIENMALAFFLGMCTFLAVSKKVDTAVGLGFAVIVVQTVTVPVNNLIYRYLLREGGLSWAGLDQVDLTFIGLICYIAVIAAIVQILEMILDKYVPKLYNALGIFLPLITVNCMILGGSLFMVEREYNFGESIVFGLGSGTGWALAIVALAGIRTKIKYSNIPEGLRGLGMTFIVAGLMSLAFMAFSGIQL, from the coding sequence ATGATTGAAGAATATCTCAACATCTTCATCAAGGCGGTGTTCATCGAGAACATGGCGCTGGCCTTCTTTCTCGGCATGTGTACCTTTCTTGCCGTGTCGAAGAAGGTTGATACCGCCGTGGGCCTCGGGTTTGCCGTGATCGTGGTGCAGACTGTCACGGTTCCGGTCAACAACTTGATTTATCGTTACCTGCTGCGTGAGGGGGGGCTGTCCTGGGCGGGGCTCGATCAGGTCGATCTGACCTTTATCGGGCTGATCTGCTACATCGCGGTCATTGCCGCTATCGTGCAGATTCTCGAAATGATCCTCGATAAATACGTACCCAAACTCTATAACGCCCTGGGTATTTTCCTGCCGCTGATTACCGTGAACTGCATGATTCTCGGCGGTTCTCTCTTCATGGTGGAGCGCGAGTACAATTTCGGTGAAAGCATTGTGTTCGGCCTGGGCAGCGGCACCGGCTGGGCCCTGGCCATTGTGGCCCTGGCCGGAATCCGGACCAAGATCAAATACAGCAATATTCCAGAAGGGTTGCGTGGGCTTGGCATGACTTTCATCGTTGCGGGGCTCATGTCCCTGGCCTTTATGGCCTTTTCCGGAATCCAACTATAA
- a CDS encoding Na(+)-translocating NADH-quinone reductase subunit A — MNFFTINKGLDLPLAGAPRMEVEDAPEVGRVALVGPDYPGMRPTMEVSEGDRVRLGQVLFSDKKNPRVVYTSPGSGRIRAINRGEKRVFLSVEVELDGNDEESFALHPESHLANLERDLVVETLLASGLWTALRRRPFGRIPNPGETPQAVFITAMDTHPLAPDPCVAISERAGDFNNGVKVLSTLTDGPLYLCAAPDAKLPDCSAGQRVTFAGPHPAGLPGTHIHYLSPVGLQHAVWHLGYQDVCAVGHLFTQGRIPTERVLSLGGPGVQRPRLIRTRIGASIDELIRDELEGPHLRVLSGSVLDGRAARGPLAFLGRYHNQITALEEGVPGSALGWLRPGGNDFSLRCLFKGAFDRQRPRRLTTARGGARRAIYPIGTYEQVFPLDLPITYLLRALEVGDMEEALALGCLELDEEDLATCTFACPGKNDFGPMLREMLDQIEKEG, encoded by the coding sequence ATGAATTTTTTTACTATTAACAAAGGCCTTGATCTGCCTCTGGCCGGGGCGCCCCGCATGGAGGTGGAAGATGCTCCCGAGGTCGGCCGGGTGGCGCTGGTCGGACCGGATTACCCCGGCATGCGCCCGACCATGGAAGTTTCAGAGGGGGACCGGGTCCGGCTGGGCCAGGTCCTTTTCAGCGACAAGAAAAATCCGCGCGTCGTCTATACCAGCCCTGGCAGTGGACGGATCAGGGCGATAAACCGTGGCGAAAAGCGGGTATTTCTGTCGGTTGAGGTCGAACTCGACGGCAATGATGAAGAGTCTTTTGCCCTCCATCCCGAGAGTCATCTTGCTAATCTGGAGCGCGACCTGGTTGTCGAAACCCTGCTGGCGTCCGGGTTGTGGACCGCGCTGCGCCGCCGCCCCTTTGGCCGCATTCCCAATCCTGGCGAAACGCCGCAGGCGGTCTTTATCACAGCCATGGACACTCATCCTCTGGCACCCGACCCCTGTGTGGCCATCTCGGAGCGTGCCGGGGATTTCAATAACGGCGTCAAAGTCCTTTCCACATTGACCGACGGTCCTCTTTATCTCTGTGCCGCGCCCGATGCGAAGCTGCCGGACTGCTCTGCGGGGCAGCGCGTCACCTTCGCCGGACCTCATCCGGCTGGACTGCCCGGTACCCATATTCATTATCTTTCTCCGGTAGGGCTGCAGCATGCGGTATGGCACCTGGGTTACCAGGACGTGTGTGCCGTTGGTCACCTATTTACTCAGGGGCGAATTCCGACGGAACGGGTTCTTTCTTTGGGCGGTCCCGGCGTTCAGCGCCCCCGATTGATCAGAACCCGCATCGGGGCGTCCATCGATGAACTCATTCGCGACGAACTTGAAGGCCCGCATCTGCGCGTTCTGTCAGGTTCTGTGCTGGATGGTCGTGCCGCACGAGGCCCCCTGGCATTTCTCGGTCGCTACCACAACCAGATCACGGCATTGGAGGAAGGCGTACCGGGCTCCGCTCTCGGATGGCTGCGTCCGGGGGGGAACGATTTCTCTCTTCGCTGCCTGTTTAAAGGTGCTTTTGACCGTCAGCGTCCTCGCCGATTGACGACTGCCCGGGGCGGGGCGCGCCGGGCGATCTACCCCATAGGGACCTATGAGCAGGTGTTCCCCCTTGATCTGCCGATCACCTATTTATTGCGGGCATTGGAGGTGGGTGACATGGAGGAGGCGCTGGCGCTCGGCTGCCTGGAGCTCGACGAGGAGGACCTGGCAACCTGCACCTTCGCCTGCCCGGGGAAAAACGACTTCGGCCCCATGCTGCGGGAGATGCTTGATCAAATCGAAAAGGAAGGCTGA
- a CDS encoding formate/nitrite transporter family protein — protein MPPTPTPSPTGQRFLTPAQTAEQIAANGERVLRQSMSRTIVLSLLAGFYIAFGAQLATMVTHDTIPIIGDGLTRFVAGSVFSLGLMLVVVCGAELFTGNSMLTKAALHGRIPWHKIAQNWVVVLLGNLVGSFFFAWLMFHSQLWESGQVAQRAIAIAEAKTELSFGAALIRGILCNWLVCLAVFMATAARDVTGKILACYVPIMAFVASGFEHSIANMYFIPTGLLLARLPGFESADLTWGGFMANIVPVTLGNIIGGVVFVALAYWFIYLRGSRIH, from the coding sequence ATGCCTCCGACGCCCACTCCCAGCCCGACAGGACAACGCTTTCTTACCCCGGCCCAGACGGCGGAGCAGATTGCAGCCAACGGCGAGCGCGTCCTGCGCCAATCAATGTCACGCACAATTGTTCTGAGCCTGCTGGCAGGTTTCTACATCGCCTTCGGTGCGCAGTTGGCCACCATGGTCACCCATGACACCATCCCCATCATCGGCGACGGGCTGACACGCTTTGTCGCCGGCAGCGTCTTTTCCCTCGGACTGATGCTGGTGGTGGTCTGCGGGGCGGAACTTTTTACCGGCAACAGCATGCTGACCAAGGCGGCACTGCATGGACGCATCCCCTGGCACAAAATTGCTCAGAACTGGGTGGTGGTCTTGCTTGGCAATCTGGTGGGGTCGTTTTTTTTCGCCTGGCTGATGTTTCACAGCCAGTTATGGGAGAGTGGACAGGTGGCACAGCGCGCCATCGCCATCGCTGAAGCCAAGACCGAGCTATCGTTCGGCGCGGCCCTCATCCGCGGCATCCTGTGCAACTGGCTGGTGTGCCTGGCCGTGTTCATGGCCACCGCGGCCCGCGACGTGACGGGGAAAATTCTCGCCTGCTATGTGCCGATCATGGCTTTTGTCGCCAGCGGCTTCGAACACTCCATCGCCAACATGTACTTTATCCCCACCGGACTTCTGCTCGCCCGCCTGCCGGGCTTCGAGAGTGCAGATCTAACTTGGGGCGGGTTTATGGCCAATATCGTGCCGGTCACTCTCGGCAACATTATCGGAGGGGTGGTGTTCGTTGCGCTCGCGTACTGGTTTATCTACCTGCGCGGCAGCCGTATTCACTGA
- a CDS encoding c-type cytochrome — MLNLRSNGMAAIFLAAGLFFLSGCSGSSGPAGGEGQSLFNTWCAPCHGSDGSGGLGYKGPSLHGPEFIYGGERESILASIHDGRGEEMPAFSSRLDEEKLDAVVDYVMSLRN; from the coding sequence ATGCTTAACTTGAGATCGAATGGGATGGCCGCAATTTTTCTGGCGGCAGGACTCTTTTTCCTGTCAGGCTGCAGTGGCTCATCAGGCCCCGCCGGCGGTGAAGGGCAATCGCTTTTCAATACCTGGTGCGCGCCCTGCCACGGTTCGGACGGCAGCGGCGGGTTGGGCTACAAGGGGCCGTCCCTGCATGGCCCCGAATTCATCTACGGCGGCGAGCGCGAATCGATTCTCGCCAGCATCCACGACGGCCGCGGCGAGGAGATGCCGGCTTTCAGCAGCCGACTGGACGAGGAAAAACTGGATGCGGTGGTTGACTATGTCATGTCTTTACGCAATTGA